From the genome of Halomonas sp. MCCC 1A13316, one region includes:
- a CDS encoding alkene reductase, with protein MTQRDGALFQSYTLGDLTLPNRVVMAPLTRSRASQPGDVPNDINAEYYRQRAGAGLIIAEATQVSPQGKGYAFTPGIHSEAQVEGWGKVTDAVHDAGGRIFLQLWHVGRISHPELQPNGQLPVAPSALRPKGAKTYISTDSGMVDIPTPRALETEELPDVIEQYRQGAENAKRAGFDGVEVHAANGYLLDQFLKSGSNQRTDAYGGSLENRMRLPLEVVEAVAEVWGTERVGVRVSPTGSFNAMQDDNPRETFGAFARALDERGIAFLEVVEDSFQGNHESGRPESVIDAIRTGFSRTYIGNGAYNADEAGQRIDNGQADLVSFGRPFIANPDLPERFRRQAALNEWDDTTFYGGDERGYTDYPTLAEHQPT; from the coding sequence ATGACCCAACGCGACGGCGCTCTTTTCCAGTCCTATACACTCGGCGATTTGACCCTGCCCAATCGGGTGGTGATGGCGCCCTTGACGCGATCGCGGGCGAGCCAGCCCGGCGATGTGCCCAATGACATTAATGCTGAGTACTACCGACAGCGGGCTGGTGCCGGGCTGATCATTGCCGAAGCCACGCAGGTATCGCCACAGGGCAAGGGTTATGCCTTTACGCCCGGTATCCATTCCGAGGCTCAGGTCGAGGGCTGGGGGAAAGTCACGGACGCGGTGCACGATGCCGGCGGACGTATCTTCCTGCAACTGTGGCATGTCGGCCGGATCTCTCACCCTGAACTGCAGCCCAACGGCCAATTGCCGGTGGCCCCCTCGGCGTTGCGCCCTAAGGGAGCCAAGACCTATATCAGCACCGACTCGGGCATGGTGGACATCCCCACGCCAAGAGCGCTGGAAACCGAGGAGCTGCCCGATGTCATCGAACAGTATCGTCAGGGGGCCGAAAACGCCAAGCGTGCCGGCTTTGACGGTGTCGAAGTGCATGCCGCCAACGGCTATCTGCTCGACCAGTTTCTCAAGAGCGGGAGCAATCAGCGTACCGATGCCTATGGTGGCTCGCTGGAGAACCGCATGCGTCTCCCCTTGGAGGTCGTCGAGGCGGTCGCCGAGGTTTGGGGCACTGAGCGCGTCGGGGTGAGGGTGAGCCCTACTGGAAGCTTCAATGCCATGCAAGATGACAACCCTCGAGAAACCTTCGGCGCCTTCGCAAGGGCGCTCGATGAGCGCGGAATCGCCTTTCTCGAAGTGGTGGAAGATTCCTTTCAGGGCAATCACGAGTCGGGCCGCCCTGAATCGGTGATAGACGCGATCCGTACCGGCTTTTCACGTACCTATATCGGCAACGGTGCCTATAACGCTGACGAGGCAGGCCAACGCATCGATAACGGCCAAGCCGACCTGGTCAGTTTCGGACGACCCTTTATTGCCAATCCGGACCTTCCTGAGCGCTTCCGCCGCCAGGCGGCCCTCAACGAATGGGACGACACCACCTTCTATGGAGGTGACGAGCGCGGTTATACAGACTACCCGACGTTGGCCGAGCATCAGCCGACCTGA
- a CDS encoding 2-hydroxyacid dehydrogenase, translating to MRILLHNDDIEAWRDALTERLPDAEIVTADDPAEQRRDADYLAVWKPPAALLREQSRARGIINLGAGVDALLNNPARPEGVPIVKLRDAGMSELIGDYVRYGVLHFQRDFDRYRHQQARHEWREHTLVDKRDWPVGVLGLGAIGAKVAAMVAADGFPVHGWSRSPKSLDDITCHHGDAGLAELLGRVRTLVLLLPGTSATRHIIDAEALAKLPEGASLINPGRGSLIDESALLEALGDDEQEGRLRGALLDAFPDEPLPESSPLWAHPRIWVTPHMAGPTPLTEAVEQVVEAIHAFEAGDELETVDPEAGY from the coding sequence ATGCGCATACTGCTGCACAACGATGACATCGAGGCTTGGCGCGACGCGCTGACCGAGCGCCTGCCCGACGCCGAGATCGTCACTGCCGACGATCCCGCCGAGCAGCGCCGCGACGCCGATTACCTGGCGGTGTGGAAGCCGCCCGCGGCACTGTTGCGCGAGCAGAGCCGCGCCCGCGGCATCATCAATCTGGGCGCCGGCGTCGACGCCCTGCTGAACAACCCCGCTCGCCCCGAGGGCGTGCCCATCGTCAAGCTGCGCGATGCCGGCATGAGCGAACTGATCGGCGACTACGTGCGCTACGGCGTACTGCATTTCCAGCGTGATTTCGACCGCTATCGGCATCAGCAGGCTCGTCACGAATGGCGCGAGCACACCCTCGTGGACAAGCGTGACTGGCCGGTGGGCGTGCTGGGCCTCGGTGCCATCGGCGCCAAGGTGGCCGCCATGGTCGCCGCCGACGGCTTCCCCGTGCACGGTTGGAGCCGCTCACCCAAGTCGCTCGACGACATCACCTGCCACCATGGCGACGCCGGCCTTGCCGAGCTGCTCGGCCGGGTGCGCACTCTGGTACTGCTGCTGCCGGGCACCAGCGCGACCCGTCATATCATCGATGCCGAGGCGCTCGCCAAGCTGCCCGAGGGCGCCAGTCTGATCAACCCCGGCCGCGGCAGCCTGATCGACGAGTCGGCACTGCTCGAGGCGCTGGGTGACGACGAGCAGGAAGGCCGCCTGCGTGGCGCTCTGCTCGACGCCTTCCCCGACGAGCCGCTGCCCGAATCGAGTCCACTTTGGGCGCATCCGCGCATCTGGGTGACCCCGCACATGGCCGGCCCTACGCCGCTGACAGAAGCCGTCGAACAGGTAGTCGAGGCGATCCACGCCTTCGAAGCAGGTGACGAACTCGAGACCGTCGACCCCGAGGCGGGCTATTGA
- the ehuR gene encoding MocR-like ectoine utilization transcription factor EhuR has translation MTIDLTPYLTDTGPKYLAIARALSEAVRQGELSPGTRLPPHRQLAESLGVSVQTVSRAYAQAEKMGLVQARVGSGTWINALDDARESAYLRGHEARQESPLIDLSIAHPVCPPGHHLRFRQALAELAEQASPEVITACRPIAGLVHQRERASAWLQSRLHVPGELDDRILCNGAAHGLMLAISSVVQHGDLVLTEALTDHGLIALSRTLGFQLRGIAIDHEGIVPEALELACHRFKPRALYLTPTQLNPTGATMSEARRDAVAEVLARHRVWLIEDDVHALLEAPGFTPVAARIPQQSFHVTSLTKVTVPGLRAGYLTVPRGQLHHVLPRMRATTWMATSLMFEIADRWLADGTVEAMAAEQRTLLGERQLLTQRLLGHHALESRPTSLHVWITLPDAWRAEELQQQAEQEGLAITTAVPFMVEQTPPPRRIRVSLGAEQDIARLEEGLKRLGLLLDEAPPPMMQIVY, from the coding sequence ATGACAATTGATCTAACCCCGTACCTGACGGATACGGGGCCCAAGTACCTGGCTATCGCTCGCGCCCTTTCGGAAGCGGTGCGTCAGGGCGAGCTTTCGCCCGGTACGCGACTACCGCCACACCGACAGCTCGCCGAAAGTCTCGGCGTCAGTGTGCAGACCGTGTCGCGGGCCTACGCCCAAGCCGAGAAAATGGGGCTAGTGCAGGCCCGAGTCGGCAGCGGTACCTGGATCAACGCGCTGGACGATGCTCGCGAATCGGCCTACCTGCGTGGCCACGAAGCGCGTCAGGAAAGTCCACTCATCGACCTGTCGATCGCCCACCCCGTATGTCCCCCGGGCCATCACCTGCGCTTTCGCCAGGCCCTCGCGGAGCTGGCCGAGCAGGCCAGCCCCGAGGTGATCACTGCCTGCCGGCCGATTGCCGGACTCGTTCATCAGCGTGAACGCGCCAGCGCCTGGCTACAGTCACGCCTGCACGTACCCGGCGAGTTGGATGACCGGATCCTCTGCAACGGTGCCGCCCACGGCCTGATGCTGGCGATTTCGAGCGTGGTCCAGCATGGCGACCTGGTGTTGACCGAGGCATTGACCGATCACGGCCTGATCGCGCTGTCCCGCACGCTGGGCTTCCAGCTGCGCGGTATTGCCATCGATCACGAAGGCATCGTGCCCGAAGCCCTGGAGCTGGCTTGCCATCGCTTCAAGCCACGGGCGCTCTACCTGACACCGACCCAACTCAACCCTACCGGAGCGACGATGAGCGAGGCACGTCGCGATGCGGTAGCCGAGGTGCTGGCACGCCATCGGGTGTGGTTGATCGAGGACGACGTGCACGCCTTGCTGGAAGCGCCGGGCTTCACGCCGGTGGCGGCGCGCATCCCGCAACAGAGCTTTCACGTTACCAGTCTGACCAAGGTGACCGTGCCGGGCCTGCGCGCCGGCTACCTCACCGTACCACGCGGTCAGTTGCATCATGTCCTACCGCGCATGCGCGCCACCACCTGGATGGCCACCTCGCTGATGTTCGAGATCGCCGACCGCTGGTTGGCCGACGGCACCGTCGAGGCCATGGCCGCCGAACAGCGCACCCTGCTCGGCGAACGTCAGTTGCTCACCCAGAGGCTGCTGGGGCACCACGCCCTGGAGTCCCGCCCCACCAGCCTGCACGTGTGGATCACGTTGCCCGACGCTTGGCGCGCCGAAGAACTGCAGCAGCAGGCTGAGCAGGAGGGACTGGCCATCACCACCGCGGTGCCGTTCATGGTGGAGCAGACGCCGCCGCCGCGGCGCATTCGCGTTAGTCTCGGTGCCGAACAGGATATCGCCCGCCTCGAGGAGGGGCTCAAGCGCCTGGGCTTGCTACTCGACGAAGCACCGCCGCCGATGATGCAGATCGTCTACTGA
- a CDS encoding biotin carboxylase, translating to MNKINNIADVRRHFRNNKEPVYFISATNFNLLGIGDWVGGFRHINYIDCFDGQQRNVFVPKEKFPRDFESIEDINNYLLEHKEVIDFIQSRASGDSAGVAAFLMFDEYTEEICHQLGLRVAFPPAALRSRMDNKIETVRIGNKAGVPSVPNVLAKVGSYQELLEVSRELGDDLVVQTAYGDSGHTTFFIASEDDYYKHAEEIEAEPEVKIMKRINCRGSAIEACATRCGTVVGPLMTELVGFKSLTPYKGGWCGNEMFAGAFSQEVRDKAREYTFKFGEALREEGYRGYFELDFLIDMDNGEVFLGELNPRVTGASSLTNVAAFAHSDIPLFLFHLLEFSEVDFELDIEEINERWSHPDSVDSWSQLVIKHTDESVDLLTQAPRTGVWTMAEDGKIGYDHYSYHPHSAENDREAFFLRISGAGDFRYEGADLGILITRGRLMDDDFQLTERARAWIEGIRGEYAGQPLQDPAVEEVAVTHAIGGSNFKIL from the coding sequence ATGAACAAGATCAACAACATTGCCGATGTGCGTCGCCACTTTCGCAACAACAAGGAGCCCGTCTACTTCATCTCCGCCACCAACTTCAATCTGCTCGGCATCGGCGACTGGGTGGGCGGCTTTCGCCATATCAACTACATCGACTGCTTCGACGGCCAGCAGCGCAACGTCTTCGTGCCCAAGGAGAAGTTCCCGCGCGACTTCGAGAGCATCGAGGACATCAACAACTACCTGCTCGAACACAAGGAGGTGATCGATTTTATCCAGTCCAGGGCCTCCGGCGACAGCGCCGGTGTGGCGGCGTTCCTGATGTTCGACGAGTACACCGAGGAAATCTGCCATCAACTGGGGCTGCGGGTCGCCTTTCCGCCGGCGGCGCTGCGCAGCCGGATGGACAACAAGATCGAGACGGTGCGTATCGGCAACAAGGCCGGCGTGCCCAGCGTGCCCAACGTGCTGGCGAAGGTCGGCAGCTATCAGGAACTGCTCGAGGTGAGTCGTGAGCTGGGCGACGATCTGGTGGTACAGACCGCCTACGGCGACTCCGGGCATACCACCTTCTTCATCGCCAGCGAGGACGACTACTACAAGCATGCCGAGGAGATCGAGGCCGAACCCGAGGTCAAGATCATGAAGCGCATCAACTGCCGCGGTTCGGCGATCGAGGCCTGTGCCACCCGCTGCGGCACTGTGGTCGGCCCGCTGATGACCGAACTGGTCGGGTTCAAGTCGTTGACGCCTTACAAGGGCGGCTGGTGCGGCAACGAGATGTTTGCCGGCGCCTTCAGCCAGGAAGTCCGCGACAAGGCGCGCGAGTACACCTTCAAGTTCGGCGAGGCGCTGCGCGAGGAGGGCTATCGCGGCTACTTCGAGCTCGACTTCCTGATCGACATGGACAACGGCGAGGTCTTCCTGGGCGAGCTCAACCCGCGCGTCACCGGCGCCAGTTCGCTGACCAACGTGGCGGCCTTCGCCCACTCCGACATTCCGCTGTTCCTCTTCCATCTGCTGGAGTTCTCCGAGGTCGACTTCGAGCTGGACATCGAGGAGATCAACGAGCGCTGGTCGCATCCGGACAGCGTCGATAGCTGGAGCCAATTGGTGATCAAGCACACCGACGAGAGCGTCGACCTGTTGACTCAGGCACCGCGCACCGGGGTCTGGACCATGGCCGAGGACGGCAAGATCGGCTACGACCACTACAGCTATCATCCCCATTCCGCCGAGAACGATCGCGAAGCCTTCTTCCTGCGCATCAGCGGGGCGGGTGATTTCCGCTACGAGGGAGCCGACCTGGGTATCCTGATCACCCGCGGACGCCTGATGGACGACGACTTCCAGCTCACCGAGAGGGCCCGCGCCTGGATCGAGGGCATTCGCGGCGAATACGCCGGCCAGCCGCTGCAGGACCCGGCGGTGGAGGAGGTTGCCGTGACCCACGCCATCGGCGGCAGCAACTTCAAGATACTGTGA
- a CDS encoding carbon-nitrogen hydrolase family protein, whose protein sequence is MSYFTIAGVQMQALHHGDNTEAMRHRVDVLMSRFPQVQMVLFSELMPLGSSPHHAHLLPSHVEQFFCQLAEQYRIWLIPGSMFEQTELGIYNTLSVIDPHGQVVARYRKMFPFRPYEAGVESGSEFVLFDVPNVGRFGVSICYDMWFPETTRTLAAMGAEVILHPTMTDTIDRDIELSIARTNAAVNQCYFFDINGAGALGNGRSIVVGPSGDVIHQAGTGEEIMPIEVDFNRVRRERETGLRGLGQPLKSFRDRQVDFTVYRAERDALPFLSSLGPLAKPQRTDIEEY, encoded by the coding sequence ATGTCCTACTTCACCATCGCTGGTGTGCAGATGCAGGCCCTGCATCACGGTGACAACACCGAGGCCATGCGCCACCGGGTCGATGTGCTGATGAGCCGCTTCCCACAGGTGCAGATGGTCCTGTTCAGCGAGCTGATGCCGTTGGGTTCCTCACCACACCATGCCCACCTGCTGCCGAGCCACGTCGAGCAATTCTTCTGCCAGCTGGCCGAGCAGTACCGTATCTGGCTGATCCCGGGCTCGATGTTCGAGCAGACCGAGCTTGGCATCTACAACACCCTGTCGGTGATCGACCCCCACGGCCAGGTAGTGGCGCGCTACCGCAAGATGTTCCCCTTCCGGCCCTACGAGGCCGGGGTGGAGAGCGGCAGCGAATTCGTGCTCTTCGACGTTCCCAACGTCGGCCGCTTCGGCGTGTCGATCTGCTACGACATGTGGTTTCCCGAGACCACCCGAACCCTTGCCGCCATGGGCGCCGAGGTGATCCTCCACCCGACCATGACCGATACCATCGACCGCGACATCGAACTCTCCATTGCTCGCACCAATGCCGCGGTCAACCAGTGCTACTTCTTCGACATCAACGGCGCGGGGGCTCTCGGCAATGGCCGTTCCATCGTCGTCGGGCCCTCGGGTGACGTCATTCACCAGGCCGGCACCGGTGAGGAGATCATGCCCATCGAAGTGGATTTCAACCGCGTGCGGCGCGAGCGCGAGACCGGCCTGCGTGGCCTGGGCCAGCCGCTCAAGAGTTTCCGTGACCGCCAGGTGGATTTTACCGTCTACCGCGCCGAACGAGACGCCTTGCCCTTTCTCTCGAGCCTGGGGCCGCTGGCCAAGCCTCAGCGCACGGATATCGAGGAGTACTGA
- a CDS encoding Lrp/AsnC family transcriptional regulator, producing the protein MKLDRYDLKILEILSRDGRITKSKLAEAINLSVSPCWERVRRLEKAGIIEGYSARINSHALVKRTPVWVQIELKQHNAESFACFEALVHDTPEVTECVAVGGGVDYLLRVEADSVDAYQRLIDEWLTSDAGIERYFTYIVTKAVKRPAPGLEQGDFLPS; encoded by the coding sequence ATGAAGCTTGATCGCTATGACCTGAAGATACTCGAGATCCTGTCCCGCGACGGGCGCATCACCAAGTCGAAGCTGGCCGAGGCGATCAACCTCTCGGTCAGCCCATGTTGGGAGCGGGTCCGGCGGCTGGAAAAGGCCGGCATCATCGAGGGCTACAGTGCCCGTATCAATTCCCATGCGCTGGTCAAGCGTACCCCGGTGTGGGTACAGATCGAACTCAAGCAGCACAATGCCGAGAGCTTCGCCTGCTTCGAAGCCTTGGTTCACGACACGCCCGAGGTCACCGAGTGCGTGGCCGTGGGCGGCGGTGTGGACTACCTGCTGAGAGTCGAGGCCGACTCCGTGGATGCCTACCAGCGTCTGATCGACGAATGGCTGACCTCCGACGCCGGTATCGAGCGTTACTTCACCTATATCGTGACCAAGGCGGTCAAGCGCCCCGCCCCAGGCCTGGAGCAGGGCGATTTCCTTCCCTCCTGA
- the doeB gene encoding N(2)-acetyl-L-2,4-diaminobutanoate deacetylase DoeB: protein MSKRPSPISATVDFDADGVQHGFLKLPISTDESAWGAVMIPVTVIKNGEGPTALLAGGNHGDEYEGITALIKLTSELRAEDVRGRVIIVPMMNLPAAMAGRRTSPMDGGNLNRSFPGDPDGTVTQKIADYFTRVLVPMCDVVLDLHSGGRTLDIIPFGASHVLDNPEQQRQALEGAKAFGAPYAMMMFELDAAALFDTAVESQGKVFVATELGGGGTSTPESLAITERGVSNFLIHFGLVEGEVKMPAEPQVYLDMPDASCYVQSEHTGLLELTLALGHKVEKGQVIARIYDMTRSGSAPVEYRAGRDGILAARRFPALVNMGDTIAVIAEVVDSLG from the coding sequence ATGAGCAAGCGACCCAGCCCGATCAGCGCCACCGTGGACTTCGACGCAGACGGCGTCCAGCATGGCTTCCTCAAGCTGCCGATCTCCACCGACGAGTCGGCCTGGGGGGCGGTGATGATCCCGGTCACCGTGATCAAGAACGGTGAGGGGCCTACGGCGCTGTTGGCCGGCGGCAACCACGGCGATGAGTACGAAGGCATCACCGCGTTGATCAAGCTCACCAGCGAACTGCGTGCCGAGGACGTGCGCGGGCGGGTGATCATCGTGCCGATGATGAATCTGCCGGCAGCCATGGCCGGCAGACGTACCTCGCCGATGGATGGCGGCAACCTCAACCGCAGTTTTCCCGGCGACCCCGATGGTACGGTGACGCAGAAGATCGCCGACTACTTCACCCGTGTGCTGGTGCCGATGTGCGACGTGGTGCTCGACCTGCACTCCGGTGGGCGCACCCTGGATATCATTCCCTTCGGCGCTTCCCACGTGCTCGACAATCCCGAGCAGCAGCGTCAGGCGCTGGAGGGGGCCAAGGCGTTCGGCGCCCCCTACGCCATGATGATGTTCGAGCTCGATGCCGCGGCGCTGTTCGACACCGCAGTGGAGAGCCAGGGCAAGGTATTCGTTGCCACTGAGCTGGGCGGCGGCGGCACCTCGACGCCCGAGAGCCTGGCCATCACCGAACGCGGCGTGAGCAACTTCCTGATTCATTTCGGCCTGGTCGAGGGCGAGGTGAAGATGCCCGCCGAGCCCCAGGTCTATCTCGACATGCCCGATGCCAGCTGCTACGTGCAGAGCGAACATACCGGCCTGCTCGAGTTGACGCTGGCGCTGGGCCACAAGGTCGAGAAGGGGCAGGTCATTGCCCGGATCTACGACATGACCCGCAGCGGCAGCGCGCCGGTGGAATACCGCGCAGGCCGCGACGGTATCCTGGCCGCGCGGCGCTTTCCGGCACTGGTCAACATGGGCGACACCATCGCGGTGATCGCCGAGGTGGTGGATTCGCTGGGCTGA
- a CDS encoding SDR family oxidoreductase, protein MSNIQEKVVIITGASSGLGEATAHRLAKAGAKLVLGARREQRLKALCDAIVEQGGEAIYRITDVTDRAQVDGLADAAKREYGRIDVLVNNAGLMPLSPLDQLKVDEWEQMIDVNIKGVLYGIAAVWPTMREQHAGHIINLSSVAGHVVFPSAAVYCATKYAVKALSEGVRQEGGDEIRSTNISPGAVATELTTTITDVETAQGVNELYELAIDADAVARAIAFAIEQPADVDVNEIIIRPTKQPL, encoded by the coding sequence ATGTCCAATATCCAAGAGAAAGTCGTCATCATTACCGGAGCCAGCAGCGGCCTTGGCGAAGCCACCGCCCATCGTTTGGCCAAGGCAGGTGCGAAACTGGTTCTCGGCGCCCGTCGCGAACAGCGGCTTAAGGCCCTGTGCGATGCCATCGTGGAGCAGGGCGGCGAAGCCATCTACCGAATCACCGACGTGACCGACCGGGCCCAAGTTGATGGGTTGGCCGATGCGGCGAAGCGGGAATATGGCCGTATCGATGTGCTTGTCAATAATGCCGGTCTAATGCCTTTATCGCCGCTCGATCAACTCAAGGTAGATGAATGGGAGCAGATGATAGACGTCAATATCAAGGGGGTGCTGTACGGCATTGCCGCGGTCTGGCCAACGATGCGTGAGCAGCACGCGGGCCATATCATCAACCTTTCCTCCGTAGCCGGCCATGTGGTCTTTCCTTCGGCGGCCGTCTACTGCGCCACCAAGTATGCGGTCAAGGCGCTCAGTGAGGGTGTTCGTCAGGAAGGCGGCGATGAAATTCGCTCTACCAACATCTCGCCAGGAGCGGTGGCTACCGAATTGACCACCACCATAACTGACGTCGAAACCGCTCAGGGGGTGAACGAACTCTATGAGCTGGCGATCGATGCTGACGCTGTCGCTCGCGCCATTGCCTTTGCGATCGAGCAGCCGGCCGACGTGGACGTGAATGAGATAATTATTCGTCCTACCAAGCAGCCCCTCTGA
- the doeA gene encoding ectoine hydrolase DoeA (DoeA (degradation of ectoine A) is also called EutD (ectoine utilization D).), translating to MTQVSLPFTREEYASRLWKVRAEMASRGIDVLVISDPSNMAWLTGYDGWSFYVHQCVLVGLEGEPVWYGRRMDANGALRTCWIDPDNITYYPDYYVQNPDMHPMDYLAQSIMPDRGWHEGVVGLEMDNYYFSAKAYQSLLRELPHARFMDANSLVNWCRSIKSPQEIAYMRVAGKIVEGMHSRILEVIEPGLPKSKLVSEIYRVGIEGWVDEHGKVHGGDYPAIVPMLPTGKDAAAPHLTWDDTPFRKGEGTFFEIAGVFKRYHAPMSRTVFLGRPPQEFVRAESALLEGIENGLAVAKPGNRTADIAMALGAAMDKYGFDRGGARCGYPIGISYPPDWGERTMSLRPSDETILEPGMTFHFMPGMWQDEWGLEITESILITETGCESLASFPRQLFVK from the coding sequence ATGACTCAGGTATCCCTGCCCTTCACTCGTGAAGAATACGCAAGCCGGCTCTGGAAGGTACGTGCCGAAATGGCCAGCCGCGGGATCGACGTGCTGGTCATCAGCGATCCTTCCAATATGGCCTGGCTGACCGGCTACGATGGCTGGTCCTTCTATGTGCATCAGTGCGTGCTGGTGGGCCTGGAAGGCGAGCCGGTCTGGTATGGACGTCGCATGGATGCCAACGGGGCGCTGCGCACCTGCTGGATCGATCCCGACAACATCACGTACTACCCCGACTACTACGTCCAGAATCCGGACATGCACCCCATGGACTACCTGGCCCAGTCGATCATGCCCGACCGCGGCTGGCACGAGGGGGTGGTGGGGCTGGAAATGGACAACTACTATTTTTCGGCCAAGGCCTACCAGAGTTTGCTGCGAGAGCTGCCCCATGCGCGTTTCATGGATGCCAACTCGCTGGTCAACTGGTGCCGGTCGATCAAGTCTCCCCAGGAGATCGCCTACATGCGCGTCGCCGGCAAGATCGTCGAGGGAATGCACTCGCGCATTCTCGAGGTGATCGAGCCCGGCCTGCCCAAGAGCAAGCTGGTCTCCGAGATCTATCGGGTGGGAATCGAAGGTTGGGTCGACGAACACGGCAAGGTCCATGGTGGCGACTATCCCGCCATCGTGCCCATGCTGCCCACCGGCAAGGATGCCGCCGCACCACACCTGACTTGGGACGATACCCCCTTCCGCAAGGGCGAGGGCACCTTCTTCGAGATCGCCGGGGTGTTCAAGCGCTATCACGCGCCCATGTCGCGCACCGTGTTCCTGGGCCGCCCCCCGCAGGAGTTCGTGCGCGCCGAATCGGCACTGCTTGAAGGCATCGAGAACGGACTGGCGGTGGCCAAGCCCGGCAACCGTACCGCCGACATCGCCATGGCGCTGGGCGCGGCCATGGACAAGTACGGCTTCGACCGCGGCGGTGCGCGCTGCGGCTATCCCATCGGCATCAGCTACCCGCCGGACTGGGGCGAACGCACCATGAGCCTGCGTCCCTCCGACGAGACCATTCTCGAACCCGGCATGACCTTCCACTTCATGCCGGGCATGTGGCAGGACGAGTGGGGACTCGAAATTACCGAGAGCATCCTGATCACGGAAACCGGCTGCGAATCGTTGGCCAGCTTCCCGCGCCAGCTATTCGTGAAATGA